The following coding sequences are from one Nicotiana tabacum cultivar K326 chromosome 1, ASM71507v2, whole genome shotgun sequence window:
- the LOC142181126 gene encoding uncharacterized protein LOC142181126 isoform X1: MLISLAVWLYECCSTVSTELATRCSDSIPRILRWSATKGQIWLTAFEEKMIKPEWIKFTSMTESGEEIGVLTLPNKIEYEDEQGARSSEVPNADSPTLEPKHTDCQEDKESVAKKLRKLEKRIEQVDGKLEDFRKAVFEELHDLRVFIDDSVKSALNLINRKYDVDEAKFAGSSTKNNDQQQGVNNQQFSVQYW; the protein is encoded by the exons ATGCTCATTAGCCTTGCAGTGTGGCTTTATGAGTGTTGCTCGACCGTCAGCACAGAGCTTGCTACGAGGTGTTCTGACTCAATACCTCGCATATTAAGATGGTCAGCTACTAAGGGGCAGATTTGGTTAACTGCCTTTGAAGAGAAGATGATCAAGCCTGAGTGGATTAAg TTCACAAGCATGACTGAGTCTGGAGAAGAGATTGGAGTGCTTACTCTGCCAAACAAGATTGAGTATGAAGATGAGCAAGGTGCAAGATCATCAGAGGTTCCAAATGCTGATTCTCCAACATTGGAACCCAAACATACAGATTGTCAAGAGGACAAGGAATCTGTGGCTAAGAAGCTCAGAAAGCTAGAAAAGAGAATTGAGCAG GTTGATGGAAAGTTAGAGGATTTTAGGAAGGCTGTATTTGAAGAACTCCATGACCTTCGAGTGTTTATAGATGATTCTGTGAAGAGTGCTTTGAATTTGATAAACAGGAAATATGATGTGGATGAGGCAAAG TTTGCTGGTAGTTCAACCAAAAACAATGACCAACAACAAGGAGTGAACAACCAACAATTTTCAGTTCAATATTGGTGA
- the LOC107814694 gene encoding ubiquitin carboxyl-terminal hydrolase 20, producing METHSSEILETDTELVNSVNPRETLDRSSPNSPENSANSNKFEGLQMEEEELDSSPVRRYTPYSSYTSHWSQPWGPITNSKPLGSQLTSTAEPDDDEPSASGWPDGPNKVETTKSVSVGSLWNCHRDDDAKSFMLGAGLANLGNTCFLNSVLQSFMHTVSLIQGLKLNDHATPCDSYLKGFCVICALKELIDALLVSETGVVSPCKFVNNLSYFSSTFHRFQQEDAHEFLQCFLDKLEQCCDVSRPKGSPTLETENFVKQAFGGRLVSKLRCCNCGHCSDTYETLIDLSLEIEDVDSLATALESFTKVEKIEDSEIKFTCEKCKEQVSIEKQLVLDKAPSVAALHLKRFKTDGSLVEKIDKYVSFPLELDLHAYADNNQSDNEEMKYDLYAVIRHVGFSYTSGHYYSFIRSAPNEWYKFDDSKVIQVGEDFVLSQEAYVLFYAKRGTPWFSDFIEVQKPFIDPSILNTSPKSVLDNTDVVCVTSPRPPNPRALCVKGSNDAANELSPNSLNKVQDSDGKENVQTRSAPGPHGASNILHPKSPEVDKVSFPSILKENCSTLDPGAPSRTIYITPKTPSRSPSPEIYREDPPADWVSCKKQLPKELEQNMERKQACTLIKKSMRGSRAQQLLAAMGGSHSGSSVNKKRRRMDVSPSRDDSSSTGRRRSSLGSVFRTVTAGSLR from the exons ATGGAAACTCATTCCTCAGAAATCCTAGAAACTGACACTGAACTGGTTAATTCAGTAAATCCTCGCGAAACCCTAGATCGGTCTTCCCCAAATTCTCCTGAAAACTCAGCTAATTCGAACAAATTTGAAGGATTACAAATGGAGGAAGAAGAATTGGATTCATCACCTGTTCGGAGGTACACTCCATATTCTTCGTACACCAGCCATTGGTCTCAACCTTGGGGTCCAATCACCAATTCAAAGCCTTTGGGCTCACAATTGACTTCTACTGCTGAGCCCGACGACGACGAgccatcagcttctggttggcCCGACGGGCCTAACAAAGTTGAAACTACGAAATCGGTATCAGTTGGGTCTCTGTGGAATTGTCATAGAGATGACGATGCTAAGTCGTTTATGCTG GGTGCAGGGCTTGCTAATTTAGGCAACACGTGCTTTCTAAACTCGGTATTGCAATCATTCATGCACACAGTGTCTCTGATTCAGGGCCTTAAGTTGAACGATCATGCCACACCCTGTGATA GTTACCTGAAAGGTTTCTGTGTAATTTGTGCGTTGAAAGAGCTTATTGATGCTTTACTGGTTTCTGAGACTGGTGTTGTCTCTCCCTGCAAATTTGTTAACAATTTAAGCT atttttcttCCACTTTCCATCGGTTCCAACAAGAAGATGCTCACGAATTTCTGCAATGTTTTCTGGATAAACTTGAACAATGTTGTGATGTTTCAAGACCAAAAGGCAGCCCAACTTTGGAGACTGAGAACTTTGTGAAGCAGGCTTTTGGAGGTCGTTTAGTTAGCAAA CTGCGGTGTTGTAATTGTGGCCATTGTTCTGACACTTACGAGACACTAATTGATCTGAGTTTGGAGATTGAGGATGTTGACAGCCTAGCCACAGCTCTGGAGTCTTTCACAAAGGTTGAGAAGATAGAGgattcagaaataaaatttacatgtgaaaaatgTAAGGAGCAAGTCTCCATTGAGAAGCAGCTTGTGCTGGATAAGGCCCCTTCTGTTGCTGCCCTTCATTTGAAGAGATTCAAAACTGATGGTTCTCTTGTTGAGAAGATTGACAAATATGTTTCATTTCCACTGGAATTGGACTTGCATGCTTATGCTGATAACAACCAAAGTGATAAT GAAGAAATGAAGTACGATCTTTATGCAGTTATAAGGCATGTAGGATTTTCATACACTTCTGGGCACTATTACAGCTTTATTCGCTCTGCTCCAAATGAATGGTACAAATTTGATGACTCAAAG GTTATTCAGGTTGGAGAAGATTTTGTTTTGTCGCAGGAAGCATATGTTCTGTTTTATGCAAAGAGGGGCACTCCCTGGTTTTCAGATTTTATTGAAGTGCAAAAGCCCTTTATAGATCCGTCCATACTGAACACCTCTCCCAAGTCAGTTTTAGATAATACAGATGTTGTCTGTGTTACTTCTCCGCGTCCGCCAAATCCGCGGGCTTTATGTGTCAAAGGCTCCAATGATGCTGCAAATGAGTTATCTCCCAATTCTCTCAACAAGGTTCAGGATAGTGACGGAAAGGAAAATGTGCAGACGAGGTCTGCTCCTGGACCACATGGTGCAAGTAACATTTTGCATCCCAAGTCACCTGAAGTGGATAAAGTGTCTTTTCCTTCAATACTCAAAGAAAACTGCAGTACTCTGGACCCCGGTGCACCTAGCAGAACTATATATATCACACCCAAAACGCCGTCTAGATCTCCGAGCCCAGAGATATATCGGGAAGATCCCCCAG CAGACTGGGTTTCCTGCAAAAAGCAACTGCCGAAGGAGCTAGAGCAGAATATGGAAAGAAAGCAGGCGTGTACCCTGATAAAGAAAAGCATGCGTGGGTCTAGAGCCCAGCAATTACTAGCTGCAATGGGCGGGTCACACAGTGGAAGTTCTGTTaacaagaaaaggagaagaatggaTGTATCTCCAAGTAGAGATGATAGTAGTTCTACCGGTCGCCGGAGGTCTAGCCTTGGCTCTGTGTTTCGTACTGTAACGGCTGGAAGCCTAAGATGA
- the LOC142181126 gene encoding uncharacterized protein LOC142181126 isoform X2 encodes MLISLAVWLYECCSTVSTELATRCSDSIPRILRWSATKGQIWLTAFEEKMIKPEWIKFTSMTESGEEIGVLTLPNKIEYEDEQGARSSEVPNADSPTLEPKHTDCQEDKESVAKKLRKLEKRIEQVDGKLEDFRKAVFEELHDLRVFIDDSVKSALNLINRKYDVDEAKFVQNMFQNMLTYIQNFKKQLR; translated from the exons ATGCTCATTAGCCTTGCAGTGTGGCTTTATGAGTGTTGCTCGACCGTCAGCACAGAGCTTGCTACGAGGTGTTCTGACTCAATACCTCGCATATTAAGATGGTCAGCTACTAAGGGGCAGATTTGGTTAACTGCCTTTGAAGAGAAGATGATCAAGCCTGAGTGGATTAAg TTCACAAGCATGACTGAGTCTGGAGAAGAGATTGGAGTGCTTACTCTGCCAAACAAGATTGAGTATGAAGATGAGCAAGGTGCAAGATCATCAGAGGTTCCAAATGCTGATTCTCCAACATTGGAACCCAAACATACAGATTGTCAAGAGGACAAGGAATCTGTGGCTAAGAAGCTCAGAAAGCTAGAAAAGAGAATTGAGCAG GTTGATGGAAAGTTAGAGGATTTTAGGAAGGCTGTATTTGAAGAACTCCATGACCTTCGAGTGTTTATAGATGATTCTGTGAAGAGTGCTTTGAATTTGATAAACAGGAAATATGATGTGGATGAGGCAAAG TTTGTCCAGAACATGTTCCAGAACATGTTGACTTATATTCAGAATTTTAAGAAGCAGCTGAGGTAG